In a single window of the Mesoplodon densirostris isolate mMesDen1 chromosome 16, mMesDen1 primary haplotype, whole genome shotgun sequence genome:
- the LOC132476980 gene encoding mediator of RNA polymerase II transcription subunit 10-like, whose protein sequence is MQGHRYQATYHLVDYDEVPTEASALGDHLAAALDSYGSKASRLQLGGSLIPLTSVFGGCILLDPAGSRACWGSGEIAHARMELRRRSREQERARGGADGRAVAEKFDHLEEHLKKFVENIRQLGIIVSDFQPSSQAGLNQKLNFIVTGLHDIDKCRQQLHDITVPLEVFEYIHRSRSKSPLYAKECLERALAKNEQVKGKIDTMKKFKSLLIQLSKVFPEDIAKYRSIRGEDHPPS, encoded by the exons ATGCAAGGGCATCGTTATCAAGCCACCTATCACCTGGTTGATTATGATGAAGTGCCGACTGAAGCAAGTGCCCTGGGGGACCACTTGGCTGCTGCACTTGACTCTTATGGCAGTAAAG CCTCCCGGCTCCAGCTCGGCGGGTCCTTGATCCCCTTGACGTCCGTATTCGGCGGATGCATCCTCTTAGATCCCGCCGGTTCCCGAGCATGCTGGGGCTCGGGAGAGATCGCGCACGCGCGGATGGAGCTGAG AAGGCGTTCGAGGGAGCAGGAGCGCGCCCGCGGCGGTGCGGACGGCCGGGCCGTGGCCGAGAAGTTCGATCACCTGGAGGAGCACCTGAAGAAGTTCGTGGAGAACATCCGGCAGCTCGGCATCATCGTCAGCGACTTCCAGCCCAGCAGCCAGGCCGGGCTCAACCAGAAGCTGAATTTTATTGTTACTGGCTTACATGATATCGATAAGTGCAGACAGCAACTTCACGATATTACTGTCCCTTTAGAAGTTTTTGAATACATACATAGATCAAGGTCGAAATCCCCACTCTATGCCAAAGAGTGCCTGGAGAGGGCTCTGGCTAAAAATGAACAAGTTAAAGGCAAGATTGACAcaatgaagaaatttaaaagcCTGTTGATTCAACTCTCTAAAGTATTTCCTGAGGACATAGCTAAGTACCGGAGCATCCGGGGGGAAGACCATCCTCCTTCCTAA
- the ZNF213 gene encoding zinc finger protein 213 — protein MAAPPEPQDQAPGEGEGLLIVKVEDSSWEQDAAQQEDSRDSEACRQRFRQFCYGDAGGPHEAFSQLWELCCRWLRPELRTKEQILELLVLEQFLSVLPVGIQGWVCERCPGSGEEAVALVEDLQKQPVKAWPQDVPSEGAEPEAAVQGSQAQGPPRKARTQSRPPVPWEQHGHGAQLPALLKEGSTREMTDTCFASGGPVTFGDIPFYFSREEWGSLDPAQRDLFWDIKRENSQNIALGLGLTSHSERSRLEEVVTALPGQAAGDVTVSWRLEEAEVRPGAPRGRAAGARRGRPPTRRRQFRDLAAEKPHSCGQCGKRFRWGSDLARHQRTHTGEKPHKCQECDKSFRSSSDLVRHQGVHTGQKPFSCSECGKSFSRSAYLADHQRIHTGEKPFGCSDCGKSFSLRSYLLDHRRVHTGERPFGCGECDKSFKQRAHLIAHQSLHAKMAQPVG, from the exons ATGGCAGCCCCCCCAGAGCCTCAGGACCAGGCccctggggagggagaagggcttCTGATCGTGAAGGTAGAAGATTCCTCCTGGGAGCAGGACGCTGCCCAGCAAGAGGACAGCAGGGATTCAGAGGCGTGCCGCCAGCGCTTTCGGCAGTTCTGCTACGGGGATGCGGGCGGGCCCCACGAGGCCTTCAGCCAGCTCTGGGAGCTCTGCTGCCGCTGGCTGCGGCCCGAGCTGCGCACCAAGGAGCAGATCCTGGAGCTGCTGGTGCTGGAGCAGTTCCTGAGTGTGCTGCCCGTGGGCATCCAGGGCTGGGTATGCGAACGATGCCCAGGGAGTGGCGAGGAAGCTGTTGCCTTGGTGGAGGACCTGCAAAAGCAGCCAGTGAAAGCTTGGCCACAG GATGTGCCCTCAGAGGGGGCGGAACCTGAGGCTGCAGTCCAGGGATCACAGGCCCAGGGGCCTCCCCGGAAGGCACGGACACAAAGCCGGCCACCTGTACCCTGGGAGCAGCACGGCCATGGTG CCCAGCTTCCAGCTCTTCTTAAAGAGGGGAGCACCAGAGAGATGACAGATACCTGCTTTGCCTCTGGG GGACCTGTGACATTTGGAGACATTCCCTTCTATTTCTCCCGGGAAGAATGGGGGTCCCTGGACCCTGCTCAGAGAGATCTCTTCTGGGACATAAAAAGGGAGAACTCCCAGAACATTGCCCTGG GTTTGGGACTCACAAGCCACAGCGAGAGATCCCGGCTGGAGGAGGTGGTGACGGCGCTCCCGGGCCAGGCTGCTGGCGACGTGACCgtgtcctggaggctggaggaggcCGAGGTCCGGCCGGGGGCACCCCGGGGGCGGGCAGCGGGGGCGCGGCGGGGGCGGCCGCCCACGCGCCGGCGGCAGTTCCGAGACCTGGCGGCCGAGAAGCCGCACAGCTGCGGCCAGTGCGGCAAGCGCTTCCGCTGGGGCTCCGACCTGGCTCGCCACCAGCGCACGCACACGGGCGAGAAGCCGCACAAGTGCCAGGAGTGCGACAAGAGCTTCCGCAGCTCCTCGGACCTGGTGCGCCACCAGGGCGTGCACACGGGCCAGAAGCCCTTCTCCTGCTCCGAGTGCGGCAAGAGCTTCAGCCGCAGTGCCTACCTGGCCGACCACCAGCGCATCCACACGGGCGAGAAGCCTTTCGGCTGCAGTGACTGCGGCAAGAGCTTCTCACTGCGCTCCTACCTGCTGGACCACCGGCGCGTGCACACAGGCGAGCGGCCCTTCGGCTGTGGCGAGTGCGACAAGAGCTTCAAGCAGCGCGCCCACCTCATCGCCCACCAGAGCCTGCACGCCAAGATGGCCCAGCCTGTGGGGTGA